The genome window ACGTCAGCGCTGTACTGTTCTGCCGTGGATAAGAATCAGTGATATAATGAACCACTATTAGATTTAATAGTCCCACGTGGATTAGatagcactgtgtgtgtgcgcacatgtatatgtgtgtgtgtgtgtgtgtgtgtgggtctctTATTCCCACAGTTTCTCCAGCCTGATCTCATCatacacaaacgcacacacacacaaacacacacgatcTGATGAGGAGGCAGCTCCCGGCATAACTTTAGACAATGGCATGTGACTCCCAGAACATGtggacaaagagaggaagacattcaataaactgtgtttgtgtgaaggaGAGGGACATTTTGTACAgtctgcatgcgtgtgtgtgtgcgtgtgtgtgttttataatttattagcaacaaacaaaacacatgagagTGTTTGAGGAGAGTTCATCTGCCCTCACACAATAGCCGTCAGCTGATCaacaaaaagtgtgtgtgtgtgtttgtgtattaatTGAGACACTTGAGAGTTAATCCCAgcagtctgaacacacacagtgtttgtatacctgtgtgtgtgtgtgtgtgtgtgtgtgtgtgtgtgctgttttatCTGTGTCAGCCGTCACCCTCACATGTTCCACATGATTGGGCAGGAGTGACTGTCATTTCCTGTCCCGCTCCcgtctcatttcctctcttcctctttcagccACCCAGGTCAAATCTATacagcagcctctcctctctcattcaTTGCTCACTTCCTTTAAAGACAATTTTCTCAGGCAGATAatgaaactgcttttttttttttcccacagtgtATATTTATTATAGATGACTGTTGTCTTTCGTAATGTCACAGTAATGTCTAAGAACAGTGTCAGCGCTGCTCTTTAACTACAAATCATACTTAACATTTCAGACCTTGGAGGGTGTTTTGTATAAGTTTCCCAGCAGACATTGTTTGCCATTCATTTCTGTAGGATGCAGCactaaatgtacatttatatgtaacatttcaactTCAAGTTCCTAATAACTACACTACACAAAGTATTATTTACTCTAAACTAAAAGATACAGGTTTTAAATCTAACATTTTGTCAGTGATAATAAGACAAAGCAATAAGGTTAAGTTTAATTCAGGACCAACCTTTGTTTGCCAAGTAATTATACCAGTTACACCAAACCTACTGCCATATAAACTGCAGATGACTGGTGCTAGGGATGCAACTAATGGTAATTTTGATCTCGTCGATTAATTCGCCCATTATTTCctcgattaatcaattagtagTTTGGTCTGTAAGTTGTCACTAAAGGTAGAAAATATCTGTTTCCCAAAGTCCATAAAAATGTCCttagatgtcttgttttgtccacaacccaaagatattcagtttactgtcatagacgaggaaagaaaccagaaaatattcacatttaagaagctaaaaTTGGAGAATTTTGACTTCTTAGAAAATACTTCTCAAAAGTCTCCTCATCATTACCATCAGAACAGTAAGGTAACACTGAGACAAGTTCCAAATCTCAGCAGGTTTTAGGAATCAGCCAGACGACTTTCATATTGTGCAGCAACAAATGAAAACCGATGTCTGCCAAACAAATCAGTTCTTTTCTGAAACTCAAAAGCACAAGTTGGACAGAAGGTGTGATATAAAGCATACATGAATCGTAATAAATGGcctaaaacatgcaaaaaccaCAGTCTGTACACCGCCAAAACATTTTGACCACATGTGCATGAGAAATTATGTTTTGATAAGAGTAAGCTGAGGAGCAAACCCCCGTCGGTTTGCAGATCTGTGCATGGATCTTAAAACCATAAATTCCACAGAAACAGCCTGAAGATAGTCTGCTGGTTTGAGATCAAAGCCTTTTAGGAAATTTCTCTCTCCTGTAACCTCGCCTCTGTCTCCTTGGCAACTTTCCCTattgtttgaatgaaaaaaaaaagcaaagataaTACAAAGGGTGAGTGtcagctcttttctttttataggAAAAAGAAATAccacaataaaatgaaaatgtctgcagaCATTTTGCTTGCAGGCTTTACTGATTGGATTTCAACCAAGCACAAAAACCCTGGGTGCTCCTATAGATggcaatatgtgtattttctACCTCCATTCCCTCAACTGTTCTTCTGCTGAAACAACTCCCTGTCATTTTATCGTATGTTGGTTTCCCTGAGAAGTTAGGATTGTTGGGAaattcttcttttgttttgtttgttttgcctgttcttaggagacaaaacagaaactggATAGTGATGTGCAACAGAGGTCACAGGTCAGATTCAAACCAGGGACATTGTGGTTTCCTGGCGTGCACTCCAGTTGTGTTGCGCAACCGCACTATTTGATGAATGTACGACATTTACTGCGTGGCTGTTTGTTATGGAAGaaggatccctcctctgtttctcttgaGGTTTGAAGGTTTATCCCCGTTTTTGGGAAGTCTTCCCTTATGTGAACAGAGCTTCTCAGGATAGTTGGTACCATATGTTACACAGATTGTAACGCCCTCTGAGGATAATTTATGATAAACCATAATTGACTTGACTTAAGAATTACTGTCTTTCTTTCAAGTATCAGTGAGTACTAACTAAAACATGAGCAGGCTCTTCTGGAAACACGGCATGTAATCTATATAAAGCTTAACTGACTTAATGTCCAGTAAAAGGAAACAAatttgttttcaattttcaaaagagtgatttacattttggaaTGAATCCACGTTTGATGTAAAGAAGATGGGACAGGAAGAATccacaggaggaagaaaggaatgAAATAGGAAGAGAGGAATCAAGGGATGACTTACAGAGTTTGACTGCGGGCAGTGGGAGTTGATGAGGAGGAAATCCCTCTTCGCCTTAAGAGGCTTCCTCCGAGggtctttaaaaacacatgggGCTGCTGTGGATCTTCGGCTCTTGACTGATAGAAAACAGATTCCCCAGCTGTACAGTTCAAAAGTTGTACCTTTGAACGACATTATGCATATGTCTCCGGGGGAAATTGCAGCTTTCCACTTGAAAGTTAAAGACGACTTATTGTATGTTGATTCTAAGAGGGTTAACCATGTTGTCAATCAAGGATTTACATGGTACTGGCTAGGGGGAAACCACATTTGTTTCACTCAAGGGACGTTAAATGTTGCTTTGACTTTCAATTAAAAGTCATTGAAATGTCAGAGAGCAATGACGAATACCCGTGAAAAATTCCCAAAGACTATGgtgatattttcttttgtctgaggAAGAGCTAAACAtctgaaatgaatatttgttGTCTGTTTCTGAGACACTCAAGTtgatcttctttgttttttgtttctatcTCTGTAGTGACTTGTCCTTGCAGTGGGGTCAGCTGTCCAGACCTTACTCCTCCACTGACAGAAGCAGTTCCCTGGGCTCCATGGAGAGCTTGGACACACCAACACCCACTGCACAGCCATACTCCGACTCCCATAATTCACCTGTGGACCCCACCCTGTTTAACAACAAGAGAGACTCAGCCTACAGCTCTTTCTCCGCCAGCTCAAACACATCTGACTACGCAACAGTGCCACTAAGGCCTGGTGAGGCCGACTCCATGGATAACCTCCAAAGCCTGGGGCCGGCTTGTCGAGGCTATCCTAGTCCAGATACCTCAACCCTGGGGAGCTCATCTGGCAATGCCCCAGATGAAGCACAGTTTATAGTGCTCAAGTCCAGGTCGCTGACCAGGCCAAGACCAAGACCTGTTCAGGTAAAAGAAAGGCCTTCCTCCTGCTGTTATGAGGAGGAGCGAAGGGGAGGAGACTTTGAGATCGTAAGAAATGGAGAAAGAGGCGGTGAGAGAAAGAAGAATCCACCTCAGCCTCCAACCAGGAAGGACAGTTTTAGGGCAACCCGGAATCGTCCTAATGTCGCCAACAAGCGTTGCGTTTCTGCTCCGATTGAAATTTCCAGTGTTTCTTGTTACTATGACGAAAACAAGTCCACTTTAAATGTTGAATCAGGAATCCAGAATGGCTTCCCTGCACCAGAAGATGATGACAAAACTGGGAATCTCAAAGAAGATACCTTAGAATCGCACTTTCTCCAAAGACAGACTTCAGACGTTAGACATATCAGATGTGATATTAGTGCTAATAAAGACTGCAATTCAGAGACCACCTCAGATCACCTCTCTGACACAATCTCAGCCTCCCTAGACCCCATCATCTCCTCTCGTCCTTGCTCCTTACCTGCAGAATCCTGCATAGATGTTCAAGAACAGTCTCCTAACATGCACTCCCAGACCAAGCACTCCTCTACGGGGCTGCACCGGCACAGCGCCCCCGAGAAGCTCCTGGCTACACAACTCCACTTATTGCAGTTTAACAGTGACGGCTCTTCATCGGAGCCTTACAATCCTTTAAACCCTCCTGATCGCTCTGTGTCCCCCTGTGGCAGCCAGTGGTCCCATTCATCACTACAGACCATGAGGGAAGACCGAGAAGCTTCTCACAACTCCCTCCACGCCCAATCAAACAAATGTGGAGGCAGCCGTTGCTCCACCCCAGGATCTGTTTTCTTGGAAGGGGATGATGATGGAGGTTCAGGTGATAGACTTGAAGGGATAGGTGTAAATGGTGGTTGCCTTCAACCAGTTGAGCATCACCACCCTTGGGGCCGCTCTGTGAGTGTACCAGGGGACCCCAGTGGATCCTCTGCCCAGGGAAGGTTGAGCTCAGATCAGATACTAGAGAGAGATTTTGAgcctctcactgctgctgccagtgtgGACACCCTACTAGAGGAGCATAAAGCAGTGGACAGAGAAAGAAGTGAAGGTAAAAAAGAGAATGCAGAAGGAGAGACGGACATGAAAAAGTCCAGGAACCATCGTCGAAACCGCCGTCGCAGTGATCGCTTTGCTACCAACCTCCGCAATGAAATCCAGAGGAAAAAGGCTCAACTCCAGAGGAGTCGTGGACCAGGAGGGCTGCTCTGTAGTGGGGAAACTGTCCAAGAGGAAGAGGATCCAGATCTCAATGAGGAGGGGGCAGACCCAATCCTGCCGGCCCAGGAAAAGAGCACCAAAGTTGTATTTGTCTCACCTGTCATTTGCCAAGATGCTAGCACCGCAGCACCAGTTGAGAAAACCTCAACTGAATCAAACCATGATGTCCTGCAGATTCAGCCTCAGTCAACAACCAACCTATCCAGGTCTGTCCAAATTCTGGACCCAGGACTGCCCGATTTTGGTGTTGGCATCAGAGTCGTGGAGGAGCCAGCTCCAGCTGGCAAAGCCCGACGCTGGCGTTGGACCCCCGAGCACAAACTACAACCAGAACCTGAGCCAGAACGACGATGTGGAGTCGTGGCTGAGAAGGTGTTGGGAGTCACCGGGTCCCGGCATGGGGTTTGTGCCTTCACCTCCTCATCCACCTCGTCGTACAGTCGCTCCTCCTCTTGTTCTCGGATGGAAGAGTCAGATATCCTTCCATTTGCAGATAGAATGAAGTTTTTTGAGGAGACAAGCAAGGGTATGTCTGGGTTAAATGTCCCCAGTCTGTCCACTCGCAGGCAGAAGAAACCCCCTCACCATCCTGAGCTCCAAGGAGGGGAGCTCGGTCAGCACCCAACCCAAAGAAGATACTCCTACCAGGGGGGACTTCCACAGGAAAGCGCCCTGCTTCCAAACACTTTGGAAGCCAGGAGGATGTCTGTGAGtaccagcagagagaggcagaaagagaaggagaaggaacaagcgagagaaagggaggagagggcacgggagagggaagagaggttGAGGAAACgggagaggcagcaggagaaggagagacaggagagggaaTTGGAAATGGAGAGGGCAAGGCTGAGGGAGattcagcaggagagggaacGAGAGGAGAGGGCGAGACAGTGGGAGGAACGAGAGAGGGAGCTTGAGTTGGAGAGGGAAAAAGCAATGGAAATGGCCAGAGAGAAAGAACGtctcaaaaaagagagagagatagagcttgagagagagcgagagaggctCAGGGAGGAAGATGCTCAGCTGGACTTTTATGGCAGTTCTGGcaccaaagaaaacaatcaaGACTTCCACAGCTTCCAGCCCATGCCTCAGGCGTTCTCCCACAGCCAAACCCAGAATCAAGCCCCGCGATCAGCTTTCCATCCCGTCAGCACCTCTTCCCAACCCCTGGAGAACCGGCCACCTCTTCACCAGGGATACACAGCCCGGAGCTACACACCTACAGAGGTAAGAGTGCAATCTGCACGCAAGACATATCCATGAACACGTGCTCAGTTACATCAGGCAACAAGTGCAAAGGTCTTAAATGCACAGACTTTGTGGGCATCCCCAGGCATTGTATGGATGATGGAGAGTGAATGCTCAACCTTGAAAGACTGACTGCATTTATACGGGTCGTGAAAGAGTCAGGGGTTGGCAGGTTAGCTCTCAGCAGAGTCTGTTGTACTGGGATCTGGATTATAAACTCGACTTTGTCAGGTTTATagacaaaaagagacagagagtgaaatgTGGGCTGAAGGAGAGGGTGATAGTGATCTGGAGTGGGTTGAAGGATCGGTCAGTTCACGGAGAGGTGGGCTACGCATTCAGAGCCCGCTGTAAGTGTAACTTAGCACTCACACTCCTAAATGTTGTTAGAAGCTTTGTGCTTGTAGAATTTATTGTCATGGCACCAGTTTGTGTTTCTAAACAAACAAGCCGGTTCTGGTGAAATCTGGTGCAGTGTGTCAGCTTTTCACAACGCACCAGataatatattttcttttaatttctcaACACATCAAGTAAATAactgtaaacaggaataaaggTGCAAACAGAGTTGTGAAAAGTAACCAGAACCATTTTAGATATCTCTAAAAGTAGAGATGCTGCGTTAGAATATTACTTTGCTGAAAGAGAAAGTCACCCATACGCATAGTGCTTGAGTTACAAGTCTGAAAGTATCTGAtagtaaatgtactcaagtattGAGAGTAATTTTCTAgcaataaatgtaatgtaagagTAAATTAAACATACTGTGTTTGAGCCCCCCtccatgtgaaaaaaaacccccagaaCAAACCATTTAATACACGGGGCAGGTTTCTTCTTACTCTCCCCAGTTTCTTGGATGGTGCAGTTTGTTTCTGCACTTTGACCCCCAGTCCACCAGGGTGCCccagatttaaaatgttttatcttatgttttacatttacaagcTCCTGCTTTGTGTAAAATAGCTTGTTTATTAAAaattttaaaaggtgaaaattgATACTAGCCCAGAGGGACGCCCCGCAGCCAAAACATTTCTATTAAGATGAATTTTTCAAGGCATCGATTCCTGTTGAGATATGAACGTGTTAGCGGTTCTAATTGCATCCATTAACAAGCATGTTTACAAGCCTGCTGGCCCCAAACCCGACCTCCAGCGGGAGACCTGCTGAGCTACAAACCAGCCCTCCTCCCAGCAGCACTGTTACGCCTTTGAGAGTGAAAGATAAACTTTGCAGCTCACTGGAATCAGACTGTGGTTTTGGATCGAGCTGAAATGACCACTGGAGACTGAAAACTATCTTGGTTCTGTAAAACCAGCACCAGAAAGGGATCGAGTGGCCACACTTGGATGTCGGAGCTAAGTGGCCACTCGGTCCAAGTGCTCCGTGGTTGGACGGTGGGTTTGAAGTTGAACCTCGCATCCTGCATGCGGTCAGAGTCTGAAATTCTCATTGATATTTCGGCGAATCATTGAAATAGCTCATGGAACTGAAGGCGATTGGGCAACGGCGGCGAACACTTGTGTCAGCGATAATAGCAGCGTTGGGTTTCAGCTTCACCACAAACTGATGTGAGTCTCTTGGCAGGGGGTGCAGCCCCTCGCCTGAACTTTCAAAAGTCCTGTGAACTTCAGCAAATTAGTAACCTTATCGTTTGACTCTGAGCAAAGTGAGACTGGCATTTGTTTTGGACTAAATACGCTTCAGGTCAGCAGATACTTGGTCCAAGCTGATACTTCTTGTTGTTTTCGTGTGCCGCGATCCCCCGAGGTCTGCGTTTTGGGATCCTTTTCAAATGAAAGGTCGCCAGTTTGATGCCATGGCGATAACCCCATGCGGTGAATTCTTGTTTAATATATCTGACAATGAACGTCCAATATCTTTAATGGTAACAGATGTGCTGGACAGAGTACAAGGTTGGATATTCAGCAGCTGCCATTTTGAATTGAACAGGGAATTCAGGTTCATTCATTAAGTTCTTTTGCTTGATTGTTCCAGTGTGTGcgcatgcacatgtgtgtgtgtgtgtgtgtgtgtgtgtgtgtgcatgagtgtgtgtgcatgagtgtgtgtgcctgtgtgtgtgcgtgtgcgtgtgtgttttggacaaaGGCAGGAACCCGAATGTGAAAGCATAAAAATGTAACTGGCTGCTGTCATTATAATCGTGGTCTGTCACTCAACAGGCTCTCAttgtgcagctgtgttttcagaaGTGTGAGGAAACGGCTCCGCCGGATTGTTACTGGCAAAATTTGACTATtaaattatattgtttttagCATCCCACCTCATTATACGAACATTAGATATACACTTCGGTGCAGTTTACCCCTTTTCTCAAAGGACGcgagaaagaaaatgttattcgcaaaatgaaacacttttgTCTCGCACAGTCAAAGTTTTTCTTTCGAGTTACTTGCTGGTCAAGTTTTATCGGTTCAGAAGACCAAGACtgctaaaatcaaaaataaatgaacatttacATGACTGAATAAGTTAATGACTATTCCatgtataaatattaatatgtaATCGATACATTAACtgcttctgtctttatttacttttgtaTTAATACCCCCTTTTTACTTGCCAATTaacttcatttattcattaattcatatttctatatttattatgtattattttgtgGAAGTGATCCATGTATAGTCGTTCTGTAACAAGCCCCACAAGggtaaagaaatgcaaaaagaaattaTGTGAAGATAAATAAGTTTGAGGAAAGAACCAACTGAATATGAATTTTATATGAACGTATATAAATGTTGCAAACTAAAAACAGGTCTTAGATCAGCACAACTTTTACACTAAATGCCTCTCGCTCTCAAACACAAggtaaatgtcaaaataaaagcagcattttttgaAACACTTAATATTAATGTCCTTGAAATACGTGCtagttaataattaattaagcCCATAAGTCCGTGTTAATAAGCAGGAGTAATAAAACAGTTCCTCGTTGACAATACTCACAGCGACACTACAGGATATGTCTGCACAATGCATTGACCTCGGTTTATTACCCCGCTGCTGGAATGTTGAACAAACTCATTGCCCTCTCATTACTGCTCAGAGATGCATCGAGCCAGCGGATCCACACAAGCGAGGCGGATATAAGCTGCGCAAACACGCCGCTGGGTGTTCACATATATTTTTCTGACTGTCTACAATGTAAATCTGAACATTCAGACGGTGTTTTTGTTGGACCGGCGGGACGGGAGTTTTACATATTTGGCCGTCGCTCGCTGTCAACAGAGCATGAAGTCTATAAAAACGCTAACAACTGATAACTTTGTGATAATAAACTCCGTACCACAAGTACCTGGATGGGCCCTCGGCATGTAAATCCATTGTCTCACGGGCAAAGGAGCATTAAGCAATTCTTCTTTCAGCTTCTATTGGTGAATAATTGGAAGTCTTGTCTTTTCCTTTCCGAAGACTTCCAACAGAAACACCTGGGAAAGGGGGGAACAAGTTATAATGCAGTGAtgaattgttgttttggttttggctcCAGCcccttaaatgtgaatatttcatgCATTTCTACATCTTCTATGATGACAAATTgaatatgtttgtatttttgactGATGTTTAGACAAAACAAGTGATTTAAAGTTGTCATCCTGGTCTCTGGAGAATTtgattctcctttttttaactatttattgACATTGTATAGGCTTTATTATTAATAGAGAAGATACTTGGTAGATCCATTGAACATGCAGTCCTGGCAGGAGactcaaaagtaaaaaaaaaatcacaaaaataaagttttctgtCATAAAGTTGGTCATAATTCAGCAGAAACCACCTCCACCCTAATTCGCCTTATCACCACTGCAGTATATGACAGGGTGGAGCAACACACCCACTTCCCTTCATCAGCTCCACCAACACTTTGCACCAGATTGAAGCCTTCCTTCATTCCTTCGGCGTTATTAACTGGCCTCTAAATGTCTTCCACAGACGTATCCCGCCCGGCACCAGGAAACGACCAGGCTGAACAGGAAGTACAGCCTGACTGAGAGGTGAGCCGCTTCCTGTCGCAGCCATGCAGcaccaacacagacagatacgTTCGTATAAACGAGTCATATGTCTTCTTTGGCCTCCTAATCTGTGATTCTGCCGCTCCATCTTTCTCTAAGTGAGTCTCCAGAGGCTTTAGGTGGGGTCGGCCTCACTGTGCGCCAACAGGCGGAAATCCTCCTCAGTCATGCCTGGCTGTGATTCGACTATAACGAGCTCTTAAGTGTGCGGAGCAATCATCCATGTGACcgtaatgataataatgtggTTGGATGGTTGATTCCTGTGTGTCAGGACATAAAGGGGGGTCATTCAGGACACGCATGGCTTGTTAAAAAAGGCCTCTGCTCATATTTGACCTGAGACGGAAACGGTCGAGTGAGTCTGGAACgcacagaggaaacatttactgtcatttaaCCGCCGAGTGTTTTTGTTTCGTAACATTTTCTGAACGAAATCAGCtaaaaaaaatcaccaccacACGTCCGCATTTACGCTCAaggctctgaaaaaaacaaccctaTTGCTATGATGAGTGATGAGATCCAGATTTTCTGACAAGTTtagaatgtattttttgtttatttcgtGTTTTTTTATCACTGATTTTAAGTGATCGTAATTTAGTTACTGAAAAATGTGATGACAGTTGTCAGTTTTCTTGACTGCCAACTTCTCTCTTGAACTGTAATTTTTCATTGTTGCTTGTTTCATCATGAATCTTTAAAGGAATTTTTTGTAAACTTAATAGCTTTCTTTCCAAGTGAAGCGTAGctaccactctcatgtctgtgcatttATAAAGCGGTTGAGTCAGGAtgttgttagcttagcttagcataaagacggAACAGAAACGGGGGAAACAGCTGGCTTCAATTAATCGCCAACTACGTTGACTGTCAATTAACTGTTTTGAGTaatttttaaagcaaacagatgtttaacgacgtcatcttgggctttcCGGGAAACAAGAGATCTAAATTTTTAACAATTTTCgaacattttattgaccaaacaaccaatcaagtaatcaaaaacaacacaattaacACATTCtttgatgatgaaaacaattaaacaacaaTTAGAACTTAACAACTTTAATCTTTGGTCGTTTAATGTgatccacaaacaaacatgtagaaACTGGTTGGGCTAAATCTCAGCACAGAGTTTGGTAAACACCTTGTGAAGGTATCAGACCTGGCAACCTCACTGTGACGgcagacatcatcatcaacatcattatcatcatcacatctgtctgttgtttgttaaaaaacaattacacCACATGACTATAATCTAAAACCATAAATTGTTACTTAAGAGCTTACTgtcgttatgctaagctaggctaatgaCATCCTGTCTCTAGCTCCACACTTAAGTTTTTAATAATGAAGAGTTTTGACACTAATATCTCATTTTAATCTCCCCACAGGGACTACCCGAGCTGGAGACGGGAGTCCAGACCTCCAGAGAGCGTTAATCAGTAtcatcagcagctccagcagggtCGATGGGGCCCCAGACAGGTTGACAGCAGCAGCGACGACCGCAACGGATACGCCTTCGCCCCcccaccagctcctctctcGCTCCGAGGCCGAGCCATGTCTGAAAACGACCTCCGCTTCGACAGCAGCCACCGCTGGTCGCCGGCCATCTCCACAGCAACCAGCCAGACCCTGAGCGAGGTGGAGGAAGGAGCGGGTCAcatcaggagaggagaggctccCAACGCTGCCAGGCCAAACAGGAAGAAGACGCCGCCTCCCCCGAGGCCGCCGCCCCCGAAGTGGGAGCAGTTCCACCGCAGGCGAGCATCTCACCACgccctcttttcctcctcctctccttctcctcactccatccctccctccttcgaCGCCACAGAGGGACACTACTCCACTCACTCCTCCTCACACATCCCTCCATCCGAAACGTCCCGACAGAGGTCCTACAGCCTCCCCCCAGAGAGACAGGGAGTGTCCGAGGGCTGCCCGCGCTGCAACTGCAGCCAAGCTCAAACCCAGGAACACTCGTACTCCCACGCCTCGTCCAATCAGAGTCAGCCACATGCGCAGGAGCAGCCTTTCTCCCACGCTCCCTCCAATCAGAACCAGGCTCAGTTTCAGGAGCTGCCCTTCACCGTCGCCCCGCCCAGTCCGATGTTCTCCAGGAGAGGCTTCCGACCGGTGGCTCCACCCCTGAGAGAGATGGACCTGAGGGGCTCGTATGGGGGCCAGcaggagagggtggaggtggtgtcatctctgcctccacctccaccagcagagaACATTGTGAACAGGTGAGCAGGGCAGGACATTCCAGGTGTTACACTAAAGTAGTCCCGAAATCCTACAGAACTTCCTGTCTTATAATTAAAGATAAtatatttcagttattttgtgtctctgcagtttATCTGACATGAATTTCAGCCGGAGCCCCGATCAGGACAGAGTACCAGCGAGACCTCACAAGCAAAGACCAGGAGCCGAGTGGGAGAGAACCCCATCTCCCAGAGTTCATAGCGACCCGGCACTCCGACCTGTATCAGAAAACGGAGGAGGCACTGGCGAGGTTTCACCTCCCGATTCTTACTTCGCCTCCGATTATGAGCAGCAGCTCCGCATGAACCGAGGCTTCCAGAGCATCGACCCGCAGAAGATCCCCGAACCGGCGACGGAATCAGAGACGACCCTCAGCCCGAGTCCCGCCCACAGCCTGGACGCGGACCTGGACGCCCCCATGGAGACAGACATCGATGACTTCCAGGAGGACGAGGGGCTCCCCGTGGAGGACGAGCCGATCACAAGCGAGCTCCCGTGTTTCGCGCTGCCGGTGACGGTCCTGGAGACCGACATCGACACCTTACCCGACTCTGAGGCCTCGCCATCGGGCAGGACGAGGGTGGAGAGCGGctccctggaggaggagctggaggt of Acanthopagrus latus isolate v.2019 chromosome 10, fAcaLat1.1, whole genome shotgun sequence contains these proteins:
- the shroom4 gene encoding protein Shroom4 isoform X2 → MQLHPGPYTLPWHTTDNSDLSLQWGQLSRPYSSTDRSSSLGSMESLDTPTPTAQPYSDSHNSPVDPTLFNNKRDSAYSSFSASSNTSDYATVPLRPGEADSMDNLQSLGPACRGYPSPDTSTLGSSSGNAPDEAQFIVLKSRSLTRPRPRPVQVKERPSSCCYEEERRGGDFEIVRNGERGGERKKNPPQPPTRKDSFRATRNRPNVANKRCVSAPIEISSVSCYYDENKSTLNVESGIQNGFPAPEDDDKTGNLKEDTLESHFLQRQTSDVRHIRCDISANKDCNSETTSDHLSDTISASLDPIISSRPCSLPAESCIDVQEQSPNMHSQTKHSSTGLHRHSAPEKLLATQLHLLQFNSDGSSSEPYNPLNPPDRSVSPCGSQWSHSSLQTMREDREASHNSLHAQSNKCGGSRCSTPGSVFLEGDDDGGSGDRLEGIGVNGGCLQPVEHHHPWGRSVSVPGDPSGSSAQGRLSSDQILERDFEPLTAAASVDTLLEEHKAVDRERSEGKKENAEGETDMKKSRNHRRNRRRSDRFATNLRNEIQRKKAQLQRSRGPGGLLCSGETVQEEEDPDLNEEGADPILPAQEKSTKVVFVSPVICQDASTAAPVEKTSTESNHDVLQIQPQSTTNLSRSVQILDPGLPDFGVGIRVVEEPAPAGKARRWRWTPEHKLQPEPEPERRCGVVAEKVLGVTGSRHGVCAFTSSSTSSYSRSSSCSRMEESDILPFADRMKFFEETSKGMSGLNVPSLSTRRQKKPPHHPELQGGELGQHPTQRRYSYQGGLPQESALLPNTLEARRMSVSTSRERQKEKEKEQAREREERAREREERLRKRERQQEKERQERELEMERARLREIQQEREREERARQWEERERELELEREKAMEMAREKERLKKEREIELERERERLREEDAQLDFYGSSGTKENNQDFHSFQPMPQAFSHSQTQNQAPRSAFHPVSTSSQPLENRPPLHQGYTARSYTPTETYPARHQETTRLNRKYSLTERDYPSWRRESRPPESVNQYHQQLQQGRWGPRQVDSSSDDRNGYAFAPPPAPLSLRGRAMSENDLRFDSSHRWSPAISTATSQTLSEVEEGAGHIRRGEAPNAARPNRKKTPPPPRPPPPKWEQFHRRRASHHALFSSSSPSPHSIPPSFDATEGHYSTHSSSHIPPSETSRQRSYSLPPERQGVSEGCPRCNCSQAQTQEHSYSHASSNQSQPHAQEQPFSHAPSNQNQAQFQELPFTVAPPSPMFSRRGFRPVAPPLREMDLRGSYGGQQERVEVVSSLPPPPPAENIVNSLSDMNFSRSPDQDRVPARPHKQRPGAEWERTPSPRVHSDPALRPVSENGGGTGEVSPPDSYFASDYEQQLRMNRGFQSIDPQKIPEPATESETTLSPSPAHSLDADLDAPMETDIDDFQEDEGLPVEDEPITSELPCFALPVTVLETDIDTLPDSEASPSGRTRVESGSLEEELEVGESSRERLSLEELFPQSSEGESGTESWRGAYQTTEHSTDSLDRRSGASSSCSSYYSTSAAKAQLLSQMKDFTDHRERDDDDELTYKKQLMESLRKKLGVLREAQRGLQDDIRANAQLGEEVESMVVAVCKPNEVDKFRMFIGDLDKVVSLLLSLSGRLLRVETTLDTLDPETEHHERLPLLEKKRQLMRQLSEAQDLKDHVDRREQAVSRVLARCLSPEQHRDYSHYVKMKAALLVEQRQLEDKIRLGEEQLRGLRESLGLGLGIGMGMSMGYGHY